A window of the Bacteroidota bacterium genome harbors these coding sequences:
- a CDS encoding M12 family metallo-peptidase, with the protein MRFPLLAFLVVGVLLFPILSYSSTSEGMLFRVASQIPVPANARGEAAFLEMDRTTFATLASWRDFICVIPDFPLAQNGAHDLRVAQFEAVAPDIKGRFPVPAHVFLRGSVDGIAGSHVCLTLFEDRAWGYINANGKTYTITAAGRAESGNLILGVVEDTVPAASFNCGVEDWKTTKLPPQVIASPNRNNSPLEFPLGSTIMQLTVALEMDYPCVQQVGGGSDTAAFKYGLSVLAAADDLYMRDVSISLVCSAHYEWTTPDPYPDTAACWILDYFDGSNLPPSNPSMRVLFSGRNTDWCGGLAAGIGVLCSATDAKCICGIKNTLSRNGWNYPYSTWTWDAMVSAHEMGHLVACPHTHNCWWNPPLDSCVPAEGDCYANPVASKGTIMSYCHTTPAGAILKFHPRCSTWMDQQVEQISCKTLQPIVTTTITPTRRIQTCAPTVTFTVTATNGAAPYTFGINSTPLSSTINGNACTLTLKPKQGAVYIRITDANGIRAYDSVVFVPSGYGVSVTEDSLPAGRDSVILTATPTDTTGATCVWSILPTTAGRTIGSGWNITLPRLDVATKYRAKATSGVCIAYDTVTVNARQIPARGVADRTMIQFRIYPNPAHDHITALVPADGSRFWIEDVLGRRMNAAQARSSLSNSISDGEQIDFDLSTVPAGAYWIVRDAAATITISSFQKW; encoded by the coding sequence ATGAGATTTCCCCTCCTCGCGTTCCTTGTTGTCGGTGTTCTGCTTTTTCCAATCCTGAGCTACTCGAGCACGAGTGAGGGCATGCTCTTTCGCGTCGCGAGCCAAATCCCCGTACCTGCGAATGCTCGTGGCGAGGCGGCCTTTCTCGAGATGGACCGGACGACCTTTGCCACGCTCGCATCCTGGAGAGATTTTATTTGTGTCATCCCTGACTTCCCCTTGGCTCAGAACGGTGCGCATGATCTTCGAGTGGCACAATTCGAGGCGGTCGCACCAGATATAAAAGGTCGATTCCCCGTTCCGGCGCATGTGTTCTTACGGGGCTCGGTTGATGGCATTGCCGGGTCGCACGTGTGCCTCACGCTCTTCGAAGATCGCGCCTGGGGATACATCAATGCGAACGGCAAGACATATACGATTACGGCTGCGGGACGCGCCGAATCGGGCAACCTTATTCTCGGAGTTGTGGAGGACACAGTCCCTGCAGCGAGTTTCAATTGCGGGGTCGAGGATTGGAAAACCACAAAACTTCCACCGCAGGTTATCGCGTCACCGAATCGCAACAATTCACCGCTGGAATTTCCCCTGGGTTCAACAATCATGCAGCTAACGGTCGCATTGGAAATGGATTATCCGTGTGTCCAACAAGTAGGTGGCGGCTCTGATACTGCGGCATTCAAATATGGACTTTCCGTTCTTGCCGCGGCGGATGATCTCTACATGCGCGACGTCTCGATTTCGCTTGTCTGTTCCGCACATTATGAATGGACGACGCCCGACCCATATCCTGATACTGCAGCATGTTGGATACTCGACTATTTTGATGGCAGCAATCTTCCGCCGAGCAATCCCTCCATGCGGGTCCTGTTCAGTGGCCGTAATACGGATTGGTGTGGCGGTCTTGCGGCTGGAATCGGAGTGCTCTGCAGCGCAACGGATGCAAAGTGTATCTGCGGAATCAAGAACACGCTGAGCCGGAATGGCTGGAATTACCCATACTCGACCTGGACCTGGGATGCCATGGTCAGCGCTCATGAAATGGGTCATCTGGTCGCGTGCCCGCATACGCATAATTGCTGGTGGAATCCCCCGCTCGACTCCTGTGTCCCGGCGGAAGGCGATTGCTATGCAAATCCGGTCGCGAGTAAAGGCACCATCATGAGCTACTGCCATACAACTCCCGCCGGTGCAATCTTGAAATTTCATCCCCGTTGCAGCACATGGATGGACCAGCAAGTCGAACAAATTTCCTGCAAGACCCTGCAGCCAATCGTGACGACCACGATCACGCCGACCAGGCGCATTCAAACGTGTGCACCGACCGTGACATTTACCGTAACCGCTACGAATGGTGCTGCGCCATACACGTTTGGAATAAATTCCACTCCCTTGTCAAGCACCATCAATGGCAACGCCTGTACACTAACACTCAAACCGAAACAGGGAGCCGTGTATATTCGAATTACCGATGCGAATGGCATTCGGGCTTATGACTCTGTGGTATTCGTACCGAGTGGCTATGGCGTAAGTGTCACCGAGGATTCACTTCCGGCAGGCCGGGATTCTGTGATACTTACTGCGACTCCGACAGATACTACCGGAGCAACATGCGTCTGGTCCATCCTTCCGACCACCGCCGGGCGAACGATTGGCAGTGGCTGGAATATTACCCTGCCGCGATTGGATGTAGCCACCAAGTATCGGGCAAAAGCGACTTCCGGAGTATGCATTGCGTATGATACTGTGACAGTCAATGCCCGGCAGATTCCTGCTCGCGGCGTGGCCGATCGAACGATGATTCAATTCCGTATCTATCCGAATCCGGCGCACGACCACATCACGGCGCTCGTTCCAGCCGATGGAAGCAGGTTCTGGATTGAAGATGTGCTTGGCCGGCGCATGAATGCGGCGCAGGCCCGGAGCTCGCTTTCCAACTCAATCTCGGATGGCGAACAGATTGATTTTGATCTTTCCACCGTTCCTGCAGGGGCATATTGGATCGTCCGCGACGCTGCCGCGACGATCACGATTTCGTCATTCCAGAAATGGTAA
- a CDS encoding phosphoenolpyruvate carboxykinase: MSNSEVNAAHQILDHATANAKASLADHGISHSQIYFNLSPEELYAEALSRGEGVLAANEALVVSTGKFTGRSPKDKFIVSNPASHGHVWWGTVNREISPENFERLYQKMVAAMNEKELFVADLFAGADKEYQLPLRVINELAWHNLFAHNLFIRPTQAELAEHRPQFTVIDMPSVKADPKTDGTASETFIVLNLERGILLVGGTEYAGEIKKSIFTTLNYVLPLKGVMPMHCSANIGEKGDTAVFFGLSGTGKTTLSADPKRGLIGDDEHGWSDRGVFNFEGGCYAKCIKLSQEHEPQIWNAIRRGAVLENVVLDDNGVPDYNNTSKTENTRTAYPLNFIENAVEPSLGGHPKNIVFLTADAFGVLPPISRLTKEQAMYHFISGYTAKVAGTERGVTEPEPNFSTCFGAPFMVHHPHVYADLLGKKIEEHGVRCWLVNTGWTGGPYGVGKRMHLPYTRAMVEQALAGALDNVETVNDPTFGVAIPQHVPGVPDEVLNPRATWTDKAAYDAQAKDLAKRFTENFKKYADGTSQAILNAGPKV; the protein is encoded by the coding sequence ATGAGCAACTCCGAAGTGAACGCAGCCCACCAAATTCTCGATCATGCGACGGCGAATGCCAAGGCGAGCCTCGCCGATCATGGTATCTCGCACAGCCAGATCTACTTCAACCTGAGTCCAGAAGAACTCTACGCCGAGGCACTATCGCGCGGTGAAGGGGTGCTGGCGGCGAACGAGGCGCTCGTGGTTTCGACCGGCAAGTTTACCGGTCGCTCGCCAAAGGATAAGTTTATCGTTTCGAATCCGGCGAGTCATGGTCATGTGTGGTGGGGCACTGTGAACCGCGAGATCAGTCCGGAGAATTTCGAGCGGCTGTATCAGAAGATGGTCGCCGCAATGAACGAGAAGGAGTTGTTCGTCGCCGATCTCTTTGCCGGTGCGGACAAAGAGTATCAGCTTCCGCTGCGCGTGATCAATGAGCTGGCATGGCATAACCTGTTTGCGCACAACCTGTTTATTCGTCCCACGCAGGCCGAGCTTGCCGAACACCGTCCGCAGTTTACGGTAATCGACATGCCATCCGTGAAAGCCGATCCGAAGACGGATGGGACGGCATCCGAGACCTTTATCGTGCTGAATCTCGAACGTGGCATCCTGCTGGTCGGCGGAACGGAATATGCCGGCGAGATCAAAAAGTCGATCTTCACGACGCTCAATTATGTGCTGCCGCTCAAGGGCGTGATGCCGATGCATTGCTCGGCCAATATCGGCGAGAAGGGCGACACGGCGGTCTTCTTCGGACTCTCGGGAACTGGCAAGACGACACTGTCGGCCGATCCGAAACGCGGACTGATCGGCGATGACGAACACGGCTGGTCGGATCGTGGCGTATTTAATTTCGAGGGCGGCTGCTACGCCAAGTGCATCAAGCTTTCGCAGGAACATGAGCCGCAAATCTGGAATGCAATTCGGCGCGGCGCGGTGCTTGAAAACGTCGTGCTCGACGATAATGGCGTACCGGATTATAACAATACCTCAAAGACGGAAAACACGCGAACAGCGTATCCGCTAAATTTTATTGAGAATGCTGTCGAGCCCTCGCTTGGCGGACATCCGAAGAATATCGTATTTCTGACTGCTGATGCCTTTGGTGTGCTCCCTCCGATTTCACGTCTGACGAAAGAGCAGGCGATGTATCACTTCATCTCGGGCTACACGGCGAAGGTCGCTGGCACCGAGCGTGGCGTGACCGAGCCCGAGCCGAATTTTTCGACCTGCTTCGGTGCGCCGTTCATGGTACATCATCCTCACGTTTATGCCGATCTGCTTGGCAAGAAGATCGAGGAGCATGGGGTTCGCTGCTGGCTCGTGAACACCGGCTGGACCGGCGGGCCGTATGGTGTGGGCAAGCGCATGCACCTGCCATACACCAGAGCGATGGTCGAGCAGGCGCTCGCGGGCGCGCTGGACAATGTCGAGACTGTGAACGATCCCACATTCGGCGTTGCGATTCCGCAGCATGTGCCCGGTGTACCGGATGAGGTCCTGAACCCACGTGCGACCTGGACCGATAAGGCGGCGTACGATGCGCAGGCGAAAGACTTGGCGAAGCGCTTCACGGAGAACTTCAAAAAATACGCGGATGGCACCAGTCAGGCCATCTTGAACGCCGGACCAAAAGTCTAA
- a CDS encoding LysE family transporter, which yields MILAVIVGAITGWLLSMPIGPVNAAAISRTLRYSYRYGLAVGIGAALMDVIYCGGAAQINQFLVESPIINLVFQLVGFAALLWLGLRQLLQKHQSAASPQDDPKLGEALENVAMKKMHIGSRSIAGPFVLGVLLYATNVMAIPEWIIIAGLWRGWGILGTGVDINAAFAVGAGLGTAGWFILLIGWISRRHRGFKISTMKRINLGMGIAMLVFSAYFAYAIIFETHWSSVESHAKEDTRGVMP from the coding sequence TTGATTCTCGCAGTTATCGTCGGTGCAATAACCGGCTGGTTGCTTTCAATGCCAATCGGCCCCGTCAATGCGGCCGCTATCTCGCGTACATTACGGTACAGCTATCGGTATGGACTTGCTGTCGGGATCGGCGCGGCCCTGATGGATGTGATCTATTGCGGTGGCGCGGCACAGATCAATCAATTTCTGGTCGAGTCCCCGATCATCAATCTTGTTTTCCAGCTCGTTGGATTTGCGGCGCTGTTATGGCTCGGACTTCGGCAATTATTGCAGAAGCACCAATCTGCTGCAAGTCCGCAAGATGACCCGAAGCTTGGCGAGGCTCTTGAAAACGTCGCCATGAAGAAGATGCACATCGGTTCACGAAGCATTGCCGGACCGTTTGTTCTGGGAGTCCTGCTGTATGCGACCAATGTCATGGCAATTCCCGAATGGATCATCATTGCCGGATTGTGGCGCGGCTGGGGAATCTTGGGCACCGGCGTAGATATTAATGCTGCGTTCGCAGTTGGCGCGGGGCTTGGAACCGCAGGTTGGTTCATTCTGCTCATCGGTTGGATTTCTCGGCGTCATCGTGGCTTCAAGATTTCGACCATGAAACGAATCAATCTCGGCATGGGCATCGCCATGCTTGTCTTCAGCGCATATTTCGCCTACGCGATCATTTTCGAGACCCACTGGAGCTCCGTCGAGTCGCACGCGAAGGAGGATACCAGAGGGGTTATGCCATAA
- a CDS encoding DinB family protein, whose protein sequence is MTSNIPARSNDQNDRRTALLAAFSKSIQNFLAIAESYPRPLVREKPNRNAFSACEVLYHMLDVEQLWQQRIHGMVDGTIDKFQQMNPDKEAALKRYNSKQYERGLRELAQSRAQTAAQILQLSPAELARTALHPKFGPMNTLKILETMEAHDRQHAAQLEKTLALVASTTTATAGTGC, encoded by the coding sequence GTGACATCGAATATTCCCGCCCGGTCGAACGACCAAAACGACCGGCGCACCGCCCTACTGGCGGCATTCAGTAAAAGCATTCAGAATTTTCTCGCAATCGCAGAATCCTACCCACGGCCGCTCGTGCGGGAAAAACCTAACCGGAACGCCTTCAGCGCGTGCGAGGTCTTGTATCACATGCTCGATGTCGAGCAGCTCTGGCAGCAACGCATTCACGGAATGGTCGATGGAACAATCGATAAATTTCAGCAAATGAACCCCGACAAAGAGGCGGCCCTCAAACGCTATAACTCGAAACAGTACGAACGCGGCCTCCGAGAACTTGCGCAATCCCGCGCCCAAACTGCCGCGCAGATACTACAACTGTCACCGGCTGAACTGGCCCGCACGGCGCTACATCCTAAGTTCGGCCCGATGAATACCCTCAAAATCCTCGAGACCATGGAAGCCCACGATCGCCAGCATGCAGCCCAGTTGGAGAAAACGCTTGCGCTGGTTGCGAGTACCACGACAGCGACTGCGGGTACCGGGTGTTGA